A stretch of Telopea speciosissima isolate NSW1024214 ecotype Mountain lineage chromosome 11, Tspe_v1, whole genome shotgun sequence DNA encodes these proteins:
- the LOC122645499 gene encoding putative pentatricopeptide repeat-containing protein At2g01510 produces the protein MRTFGPNTFWFSVLLRLRGSPTATSHVTVRRYIVDARIIKTGFNPITSRLNFQIEDWLKRGEISQAQQVFDGMSQRNTVSTNTLISGYVKSGNLSGAQELFDRTVNRNTVTWTILIGGYSQCNQTKEAFGLFSEMRRSGVEPDHVTFTTLLSACNGSETVKQVAQVHAYVFKLGYKSTLLVCNTLVDSYCKAQCLNLASQLFIELSQRDCVTFNTMITGYSKGGLNEQAVKLFLDMHKSGWKPSDFTFAAVLAAGIGLDDLGLGKQVHTFVLKTNFVWNVFVSNALLDFYSKHYCLVEAEKLFYEMPELDGVSYNVLITGYAWNGKYKESLDLFQELRFTGFNRKQFPFASILNIAATLPALELGRQIHAHVIVTSAVELDIVENSLIDMYAKCGCLEEAQMILTKLTQRSTVSWTAMISGYVQKGLHEEALDMYSMMRKADISSDQATFASILRASANMASLGLGKQLHSYIIQSGFITNVFSGCALLDMYAKCGSIKDASQIFDEMPIRNLVSWNAMISAYAQNGDGEATLRSFNEMIQSGIEPDSVSFLSVLSACNHRGLVEEGLQYFHSMTEIYKLAPKREHHACMVDVLSRSGNFEKAEKLMSQTPFEPDEVMLLSVLNSCRIHGNQELAKKVADQLFNMDLRDAAPYVIMSNIYAAAGQWDDVGKVKKSMKERGVKKVPAYSWVEIKQKIHIFSANDRSHPRMDEIRKKLKWLSGLMEKEGYKPDTSCVLHNVEEELKVESLMYHSERLAIAFALISTPHGSPIRIVKNLRACIDCHAAIKVISKIVTREIIVRDSSRFHHFKDGLCSCRDYW, from the coding sequence ATGAGAACATTTGGGCCAAACACCTTCTGGTTTTCCGTTTTGCTGAGACTAAGAGGCTCTCCCACTGCTACATCACATGTCACAGTTAGAAGATACATAGTAGATGCCCGAATAATCAAGACGGGATTTAATCCTATCACCTCTCGTTTAAATTTTCAGATTGAGGATTGGCTCAAGAGGGGTGAGATTTCACAAGCACAACAAGTGTTCGATGGAATGTCTCAAAGAAATACTGTTTCAACGAATACGTTGATCTCAGGTTATGTGAAGTCGGGTAATCTAAGTGGTGCACAAGAGTTGTTCGATCGCACAGTCAATCGAAACACAGTGACCTGGACTATCTTGATTGGTGGATATTCACAATGCAACCAAACCAAAGAAGCATTCGGACTTTTCTCGGAAATGCGTCGATCAGGGGTGGAGCCAGATCATGTCACCTTCACCACTCTCTTATCGGCATGCAACGGGTCCGAGACTGTAAAACAAGTAGCTCAAGTTCATGCCTATGTTTTTAAATTGGGATACAAATCGACCCTTCTCGTTTGCAACACCTTGGTCGATTCCTATTGTAAAGCGCAATGCCTCAATTTGGCCTCTCAACTCTTCATTGAGTTGTCGCAAAGAGATTGTGTTACGTTTAATACTATGATAACGGGGTACTCAAAAGGTGGGTTAAACGAGCAAGCGGTGAAACTCTTTCTGGATATGCATAAATCAGGATGGAAGCCTTCCGACTTCACCTTTGCAGCTGTTCTTGCTGCCGGTATTGGATTAGACGACCTGGGTCTTGGAAAACAGGTTCACACTTTCGTTCTCAAGACTAATTTTGTTTGGAATGTGTTTGTGAGCAATGCATTACTTGATTTCTACTCAAAGCACTATTGTCTGGTGGAAGCAGAGAAACTCTTCTATGAGATGCCGGAATTGGATGGTGTTTCTTACAATGTTCTAATAACTGGTTATGCATGGAATGGGAAATATAAAGAATCCCTTGATCTTTTTCAGGAATTGCGGTTCACTGGATTCAACCGCAAGCAATTCCCCTTTGCTAGCATCTTGAACATTGCTGCAACTCTACCAGCTTTGGAATTGGGTAGGCAAATTCATGCCCATGTAATCGTGACATCTGCGGTTGAATTGGATATTGTGGAAAATTCTCTGATTGACATGTATGCCAAGTGTGGTTGTTTGGAAGAAGCTCAGATGATTCTTACCAAGCTGACCCAGAGGAGCACAGTTTCATGGACAGCCATGATCTCAGGCTATGTTCAGAAAGGGCTTCATGAGGAAGCCCTAGACATGTACTCCATGATGCGTAAAGCCGATATAAGCTCAGATCAAGCAACTTTTGCTAGCATCTTAAGAGCTTCTGCAAACATGGCTTCACTTGGACTAGGGAAACAGTTACATTCCTACATAATCCAATCGGGGTTCATAACCAACGTGTTTTCTGGGTGTGCACTACTGGATATGTATGCAAAATGTGGATCCATAAAAGATGCAAGCCAAATCTTTGATGAGATGCCAATTCGAAATCTAGTATCTTGGAATGCAATGATCTCAGCTTATGCCCAGAATGGGGATGGTGAGGCCACTCTTAGATCATTCAATGAGATGATTCAATCGGGTATTGAACCTGATTCAGTAAGCTTTCTCAGTGTTCTATCTGCTTGCAACCACCGTGGCCTTGTTGAGGAAGGATTACAGTACTTTCATTCCATGACTGAAATCTATAAACTTGCTCCCAAGAGAGAACACCATGCATGTATGGTTGATGTCTTGAGTCGAAGTGGAAATTTTGAGAAAGCAGAGAAATTGATGTCTCAGACGCCCTTTGAGCCTGATGAGGTCATGTTGTTATCAGTTCTAAATTCATGCAGGATCCATGGAAACCAAGAATTGGCAAAGAAGGTGGCAGACCAGCTCTTCAATATGGATCTCAGAGATGCAGCTCCTTATGTTATCATGTCAAATATTTATGCAGCAGCTGGTCAGTGGGATGATGTTGGGAAGGTGAAGAAGTCCATGAAGGAGCGAGGAGTTAAGAAGGTGCCTGCTTATAGCTGGGTTGAGATCAAACAGAAGATTCATATATTTTCAGCCAATGACAGGTCCCACCCACGAATGGATGAGATCAGGAAGAAGCTCAAATGGTTGTCTGGGCTGATGGAGAAGGAAGGGTACAAGCCCGATACAAGTTGTGTTCTTCACAATGTGGAAGAGGAACTAAAAGTTGAGTCTCTCATGTATCACAGTGAGCGCTTGGCAATTGCCTTTGCTTTGATCAGTACACCACATGGGTCACCAATACGGATAGTGAAGAACTTGCGAGCTTGTATAGATTGCCATGCTGCAATCAAGGTGATTTCGAAGATTGTAACAAGGGAAATTATAGTTAGGGATTCAAGTAGGTTCCATCATTTCAAAGATGGCCTTTGCTCTTGCAGGGATTACTGGTAG